TCTGGATCCTATTTAATTCTTGTTCACTGTATCTTCCAGACTGTTAGCGTCCCATCACAGTTTAGtgtcataaatacatttaattattttgcttCCGATGTCCATATCAAGGTTCTTTATGTAAATAAGGTACAGCAGAGGTCTCAACACTAATTGCATTAACTTTACTGTATTCTATGCAGAAATAATCTTTAATCCACTATAACACTATCAATTCCTAATAAGTTCAGTTTTTCAATAGTTGTGAGAAAGTTCATCACTTTATTGATGTACATGCAAGGTAGTGTTTGCTTGTCTAGTTATCTAGCAAGGGATAAATAGTTAAGTAGCCACTCAGTTAATCCCTTTATAattacacaccacacacacagctagctagttaacaagttgcatttttatttgtttttgtcagcaTCTGCTTTCTGCCTTCACtcaactcactcactcaatccTGTcaaatttggtttattttacaGCTATTACCTAGAACAATCAGTTGGGGGCATGTCTCATTATGTTTTGCTTATGGGTgcaatgctgttattttttacGCTAAGGTAAGGAAGATTTTAGCTGTTGTAGACCATGATTATATGCACTGCTGGAATGCTGAATTGACTGATCAGAACTTGACAGGTAAGAATATCAGTTTTAATCAGATACATTCAGATAATTTGTCTGTATGGCTGAAGGTTAAGATACTTTTATACATCAGTAGGTCGATGGATAGCAGAGTGAAGAGACCCttgttgaaaataattatttgtgaaatgtaagGAAACCTTTCAAATGCACTTCAGAGCACACGAGTTACAAGGAAGAGTGAATTATTGGTATGTTTTAATATTGCAAATTTAGTGACAAGgtgtaataatattaaaaatgtgtgttttctagCAGATACATTTTACTTGTTGGAAAAGACTTAACATAGAACTCTACATTAGAAGTATAGCTTTTACCTGCTCGGATGTTTTAAGTAAATGTAGTATTTTGGTGTAAATGCAGGTTTTCGAATATTAGAAAAACATCTTTAGTTACAAAACGATTTTCTATTTTTGCAGGCACTGAGGCTGAATGAGGtggtgaagaggaggagggaggtgaCAGGGctctggagaaagagaggagtgtgtCTATGAACAGTGGGGCAATGCAGAATGAGTTCCCCCAGTTCCTGTTGAATTGTGGGGAGGAGCAGCCACAAAGGCAGAGGACAGCACCTTCACAGAATCAGGAGGGGCGACTGTAGAGCCAGAGGGATGGCCAATGGCAATGAGAGCAGTGACGGACCAGGGGGCTTGCTCACAGCTGTGGTTGTGACAGGAGGGATGGTGGTGAGTGGAGACTTACCAGTGAGTGGGGACTCATCAGCAGGCATGTCCACCTACATCAAACTGGTCCTCCTGGGTCTGATCATCTGTATCAGCCTGGTGGGCAACATGGTGGTCTCTCTGCTAGTCCTAAGGGATCGTACACTTCACAAAGCCCCCTACTACTTTCTTCTGGACCTCTGCCTTGCTGACACCATCCGCTCAGCTGTCTGCTTCCCCTTTGTCCTGGTGTCCATCAGGAATGGCTCAACCTGGACTTACAGTGTGCTGAGCTGCAAGGTGGTGGCCTTCATGGCCGTACTCTTCTGTTTCCACACTGCCTTCATGCTCTTCTGTATTAGTGTGACGCGTTACATGGCCATTGCCCACCACCGCTTCTATTCCAAACGCATGACCTTCTGGACCTGTGTAGTTGTGGTTTGCATGTTGTGGACTctgtctgttgccatggcattTCCACCAGTCTTTGATGTGGGTACCTATAAGTTCATCCGGGAGGAAGACCAGTGTATCTTTGAGCACCGCTACTTCAAGGCGAATGATACACTGGGCTTCATGCTGATGCTTGTGGTACTAATTCTGGCTACCCACGTAGTCTACATGAAGCTCCTGTTCTTTGAGTACAAGCACCGCAAGATGAAACCAGTTCAGATGGTTCCAGCCATCAGCCAGAATTGGACCTTCCATGGCCCTGGTGCCACAGGCCAGGCAGCAGCCAACTGGATTGCAGGGTTTGGTCGGGGT
This portion of the Megalops cyprinoides isolate fMegCyp1 chromosome 7, fMegCyp1.pri, whole genome shotgun sequence genome encodes:
- the gpr173 gene encoding probable G-protein coupled receptor 173 — its product is MANGNESSDGPGGLLTAVVVTGGMVVSGDLPVSGDSSAGMSTYIKLVLLGLIICISLVGNMVVSLLVLRDRTLHKAPYYFLLDLCLADTIRSAVCFPFVLVSIRNGSTWTYSVLSCKVVAFMAVLFCFHTAFMLFCISVTRYMAIAHHRFYSKRMTFWTCVVVVCMLWTLSVAMAFPPVFDVGTYKFIREEDQCIFEHRYFKANDTLGFMLMLVVLILATHVVYMKLLFFEYKHRKMKPVQMVPAISQNWTFHGPGATGQAAANWIAGFGRGPMPPTLLGIRQTLHNQNHCLLGMDEFKVEKCLGRMFYVITLFFLVLWSPYIVACYWRVFVKACTIPHRYLSTTVWMTFAQAGVNPIICFILNKDLKKGLLAHLPSCCRTKPQRPRELYCVM